A region from the Variovorax sp. RKNM96 genome encodes:
- a CDS encoding alpha/beta hydrolase — protein sequence MYQALRPSRSEFVPVRNLSYHVRLWGQPSTERPPLVLVHGWMDVAASWQFVVDALAEDRFIIAPDWRGFGLTDGGGVDNYWLADYLADLEWLLDHYTGEGDSAQPVDLVGHSMGGNVAMHYAGVRPARIRRLVNLEGFGMPFRKPDEAPARYGQWIDELKGLHRNEKALASYSAVDGVARRLMKTNPRLTQDKADWLASHWSAGHLQPDGSTRWQILGDAAHKIVNAHIFRVDETLALYARITAPTLMVEASDDSLQGWWKSRYTLDEFHERLKSVPSVRIERLDDAGHMLHHDQPQRVARLIEDFLA from the coding sequence ATGTACCAAGCCCTCCGTCCCTCGCGCAGCGAATTCGTGCCCGTGCGCAACCTCAGCTACCACGTGCGCCTCTGGGGCCAGCCCTCAACCGAACGACCGCCGCTGGTGCTGGTGCACGGATGGATGGACGTCGCGGCCTCGTGGCAGTTCGTCGTCGATGCGCTGGCCGAAGACCGCTTCATCATCGCCCCCGACTGGCGCGGCTTCGGCCTCACCGACGGCGGCGGCGTCGACAACTACTGGCTCGCCGACTACCTCGCCGACCTCGAATGGCTGCTCGACCACTACACCGGCGAGGGCGACAGCGCACAGCCGGTCGACCTCGTGGGCCACAGCATGGGCGGCAACGTCGCGATGCACTACGCGGGCGTGCGTCCCGCGCGCATCCGCCGCCTCGTCAACCTCGAAGGCTTCGGCATGCCGTTTCGCAAGCCCGATGAAGCGCCCGCACGCTACGGCCAGTGGATCGACGAACTCAAGGGCCTGCACCGCAACGAGAAGGCGCTGGCCAGCTACTCGGCCGTGGACGGGGTGGCCCGCCGCCTCATGAAGACCAACCCGCGCCTGACGCAGGACAAGGCCGATTGGCTCGCGAGCCACTGGTCAGCCGGCCACCTGCAGCCCGACGGCAGCACGCGCTGGCAGATCCTTGGCGACGCGGCGCACAAGATCGTCAATGCGCACATCTTCCGCGTCGATGAAACGCTCGCGCTCTATGCGCGCATCACCGCGCCGACGCTGATGGTCGAGGCCTCCGACGACAGCCTGCAGGGCTGGTGGAAGAGCCGCTACACGCTCGATGAATTCCATGAGCGCCTGAAGTCCGTGCCCTCGGTGCGCATCGAACGCCTGGACGACGCGGGCCACATGCTGCACCACGACCAGCCGCAGCGCGTGGCGCGGCTGATCGAAGACTTCCTGGCCTAG
- a CDS encoding amino acid racemase, with the protein MTQHIGIVGCSAEGASLCYQTICVEGAKFLGPHAHPEVSMHTPSLSDYMEHIYRDDWRGVGEVMLASAHKLAKIGADFLVCPDNTIHQALPFIEGRSPLPWLHIAECVAEEAVQRGFRRIGITGTRWLTDSEVYPEKLSARGLAYVRPSIEERDEIARIIMEELVCGVFKPEAIATFQRVMQRMKDEEGCDAVVLGCTEIPLIMSDANSPLPTLDSTRLLARAALRRATQKI; encoded by the coding sequence ATGACCCAACACATCGGAATCGTCGGCTGCTCCGCCGAAGGCGCATCGCTTTGCTACCAGACCATCTGCGTGGAGGGCGCGAAATTCCTCGGGCCGCACGCGCATCCCGAGGTCTCGATGCATACGCCGTCCCTGTCGGACTACATGGAACACATCTACCGCGACGACTGGCGCGGCGTGGGCGAGGTGATGCTCGCCTCCGCGCACAAGCTCGCGAAGATCGGCGCGGACTTTCTGGTTTGCCCGGACAACACCATCCACCAGGCGCTGCCGTTCATCGAAGGGCGTTCGCCGCTGCCCTGGCTGCACATTGCTGAATGCGTTGCGGAAGAAGCTGTGCAGCGCGGCTTTAGGCGCATCGGCATCACGGGCACGCGCTGGTTGACCGACAGCGAGGTGTATCCCGAGAAGCTTTCGGCCCGCGGCCTGGCATACGTCCGCCCCTCCATCGAAGAGCGCGACGAGATCGCCCGGATCATCATGGAAGAGCTGGTCTGCGGCGTCTTCAAGCCCGAGGCCATTGCGACCTTTCAGCGCGTGATGCAGCGCATGAAGGACGAGGAGGGCTGTGACGCGGTGGTGCTCGGCTGCACCGAGATCCCGCTGATCATGAGCGACGCGAATTCGCCGCTGCCGACGCTGGACTCCACGCGGTTGCTGGCGCGTGCGGCGCTGCGCCGCGCCACGCAAAAAATCTAG
- a CDS encoding aldo/keto reductase, which yields MNTRQLGAKGPQVSALGLGCMGMSGMYGPSDRAESIATIHAAMDAGITLLDTGDFYGSGHNEILIGEALKGLKGSQRDAALVSVKFGAMRDPAGGWVGYDARPQAVKNFLVYSLQRLGVDHIDIYRPARLDASVPIEDTVGAIADMVKAGYVRHIGLSEVGSHTIRKAAAVHPIADLQIEYSLISRGIEDDILATCRELGIGITAYGVLSRGLISGHWQKGGAGATDFRTHSPRFQGENADRNLALVEALRRIADAKGVTVAQIAIAWVAAQGDDIVPLVGARQRTRLEEALGSLGVALTADDLAAIERAVPKGAAAGDRYAAAQMAHLDSESDHA from the coding sequence ATGAACACACGTCAACTCGGGGCCAAGGGCCCGCAGGTCTCCGCACTCGGCCTCGGCTGCATGGGCATGTCGGGCATGTACGGCCCCTCGGACCGCGCCGAAAGCATCGCCACCATCCACGCCGCGATGGACGCGGGCATCACGCTGCTGGACACCGGCGATTTCTATGGCAGCGGCCACAACGAGATACTGATCGGCGAGGCGCTCAAGGGTCTGAAGGGCTCGCAGCGCGACGCGGCGCTGGTGAGCGTGAAGTTCGGCGCGATGCGCGATCCGGCCGGCGGCTGGGTCGGCTACGACGCGCGGCCGCAGGCGGTGAAGAACTTCCTGGTCTATTCGCTGCAACGCCTGGGCGTGGACCACATCGACATCTACCGCCCGGCGCGGCTCGATGCGAGCGTGCCGATCGAGGACACGGTGGGTGCCATCGCCGACATGGTGAAGGCCGGCTACGTGCGGCACATCGGGTTGTCGGAAGTGGGGTCGCACACGATCCGCAAGGCCGCGGCCGTGCACCCGATCGCCGACCTGCAGATCGAGTACTCGCTGATCTCGCGCGGCATCGAGGACGACATCCTGGCAACCTGCCGCGAACTGGGCATCGGCATCACGGCGTACGGCGTGCTCTCGCGCGGGCTCATCAGCGGTCACTGGCAGAAGGGCGGTGCGGGCGCGACGGACTTCCGCACGCACAGCCCGCGCTTCCAGGGCGAGAACGCCGACCGCAACCTCGCGCTGGTCGAGGCGCTGCGCAGGATCGCCGATGCCAAGGGCGTGACGGTCGCGCAGATCGCGATCGCATGGGTGGCGGCGCAGGGCGACGACATCGTGCCGCTGGTGGGCGCGCGGCAGCGCACGCGGCTGGAAGAAGCGCTGGGCTCGTTGGGCGTCGCGCTGACGGCGGACGACCTGGCTGCCATCGAGCGCGCCGTGCCGAAGGGCGCGGCGGCCGGCGACCGCTATGCGGCCGCGCAGATGGCGCACCTGGACAGCGAATCGGATCACGCCTGA
- a CDS encoding MetQ/NlpA family ABC transporter substrate-binding protein — translation MPSLSRAPSWLRRSAPLFGGLALSLLLHVSAHADDLRVGFMPGPYRDAFTNGIEPQLKKLGYTIKYVEFSQGVQPNDAVERGQIDANIFQHTLYLNATNKQQGFDLVPVVQVPTPPMGLYSQRHKSLDKVPDGATVTLPADPVNAARALNILAAVGWVTLKPGVSPLSVSERDIVNNPKRLKIVPLDAAQAPRSLADADLAAVQGNFAVASGLKLTEALKLEDMTLPYVNVVAVKRSNENAKFAKDIVAAYQSPEFQKFFRANPVWAGYRLPDYFNQ, via the coding sequence ATGCCTTCCCTTTCGCGCGCGCCCTCGTGGCTGCGCCGCTCTGCCCCGCTGTTCGGCGGCCTTGCACTGAGCCTGCTCCTGCACGTTTCCGCCCACGCCGACGACCTGCGCGTGGGCTTCATGCCCGGGCCGTACCGCGATGCCTTCACGAACGGCATCGAGCCCCAGCTGAAGAAGCTGGGCTACACCATCAAGTACGTCGAGTTCAGCCAGGGCGTGCAGCCCAACGACGCGGTGGAGCGCGGGCAGATCGACGCGAACATCTTCCAGCACACGCTGTACCTCAACGCCACGAACAAGCAGCAGGGCTTCGACCTCGTGCCCGTGGTGCAGGTGCCGACGCCGCCGATGGGCCTGTACTCGCAGCGCCACAAGTCGCTCGACAAGGTGCCTGACGGCGCGACCGTCACGCTGCCCGCCGACCCGGTGAACGCGGCGCGCGCGCTCAACATCCTCGCGGCCGTCGGCTGGGTGACGTTGAAGCCGGGCGTGAGCCCGCTGAGCGTGTCGGAGCGCGACATCGTCAACAACCCCAAGCGCCTGAAGATCGTTCCGCTGGACGCCGCACAGGCTCCGCGCTCGCTGGCCGACGCCGACCTCGCGGCCGTGCAGGGCAACTTCGCCGTCGCCTCGGGCCTGAAGCTCACCGAGGCGCTCAAGCTCGAAGACATGACGCTGCCCTACGTGAACGTGGTGGCCGTCAAGCGCAGCAACGAGAACGCGAAGTTCGCCAAGGACATCGTGGCCGCCTACCAGTCGCCCGAGTTCCAGAAGTTCTTCAGGGCCAACCCGGTGTGGGCCGGCTACAGGCTGCCGGACTACTTCAACCAATGA
- a CDS encoding LLM class flavin-dependent oxidoreductase, protein MSNSNNSTAPRRQLHLNVNILHSGFVPSAWRLPESDPWAFADIQHYIRTAQIAEAAKLDAIFLADNAAIVDQIHFRPITALEPTILLACVAAATTHIGLIATASTSYNEPYNIARRFSTLDHVSNGRAGWNMVTTADLPSARNFGLDTTPDHTKRYARASEFADIVKALWDSWEDDAFIGDKAIGSFIDATKVHAIAHRGEHFAVQGPLNLPRAPQGHPVLVQAGASADGRELASRHAEAVFSASQSFEESLAYARALKTRAAELGRGPDAVKVLAGLTTIVGSTEAEARRRRDELVDLIPWDYSLTRIAGTLGITPDRLKLDERLPDNLPLPGNGNGNHTFFNAVVAAGRTHGYTVRQLIRELAGGGGHRVIVGTPEQIADDIEHWFKGGAADGFNLMPDALPHGLQDFVDGVVPILQKRGIFRTEYEGRTLRDHLGLARPGGRTAQRLAA, encoded by the coding sequence ATGAGCAATAGCAACAACAGCACCGCACCGCGCAGGCAGCTGCACCTCAACGTCAACATCCTGCATTCGGGCTTCGTGCCCTCGGCCTGGCGCCTGCCGGAGAGCGACCCGTGGGCGTTCGCCGACATCCAGCACTACATCCGTACCGCGCAGATCGCCGAGGCGGCGAAGCTCGATGCGATCTTTCTCGCGGACAACGCGGCCATCGTGGACCAGATCCACTTCCGCCCGATCACCGCGCTGGAGCCCACCATCCTGCTGGCCTGCGTGGCCGCGGCGACGACGCACATCGGGCTGATCGCAACAGCATCCACCAGCTACAACGAGCCCTACAACATCGCGCGCCGTTTCTCGACGCTCGACCATGTGAGCAATGGCCGCGCGGGCTGGAACATGGTGACCACGGCCGACCTGCCCTCGGCCCGCAACTTCGGCCTCGACACCACGCCCGACCACACGAAGCGCTACGCCCGCGCCTCGGAATTCGCCGACATCGTGAAGGCGCTATGGGACAGCTGGGAGGACGACGCCTTCATCGGCGACAAGGCCATCGGCAGCTTCATCGACGCGACGAAGGTGCATGCGATTGCGCACCGCGGCGAGCACTTCGCGGTGCAGGGTCCGCTGAACCTGCCGCGTGCGCCGCAGGGCCATCCGGTGCTGGTGCAGGCCGGTGCTTCGGCCGATGGGCGCGAGCTCGCATCGCGGCATGCGGAAGCCGTGTTCTCGGCCTCGCAGTCGTTCGAAGAATCGCTGGCCTACGCACGCGCCCTCAAGACGCGCGCCGCCGAACTGGGCCGCGGGCCCGATGCGGTGAAGGTGCTCGCCGGCCTTACCACCATCGTCGGCAGCACCGAAGCCGAGGCGCGTCGTCGACGCGACGAACTGGTCGACCTGATCCCGTGGGACTACAGCCTCACGCGCATCGCCGGCACGCTGGGCATCACGCCCGACCGCCTGAAGCTCGACGAGCGCCTGCCCGACAACCTGCCGCTTCCCGGCAATGGCAACGGCAACCACACCTTCTTCAACGCGGTGGTCGCGGCCGGCCGCACGCACGGCTACACGGTGCGCCAGCTGATCCGCGAACTCGCGGGCGGCGGTGGGCATCGCGTGATCGTGGGCACGCCCGAACAGATCGCCGACGACATCGAGCACTGGTTCAAGGGTGGCGCGGCGGACGGGTTCAACCTGATGCCCGATGCGCTGCCGCACGGGCTGCAGGACTTTGTCGATGGCGTGGTGCCGATCCTGCAGAAGCGCGGGATCTTCCGCACCGAGTACGAGGGGCGCACGCTGCGCGATCACCTCGGGCTGGCTCGACCGGGCGGACGAACAGCGCAGCGGCTGGCGGCTTGA
- a CDS encoding MetQ/NlpA family ABC transporter substrate-binding protein produces MKTALLRRSVLAVSLVALSFGGLSLAQAQDAKKNLVIGGTAGSNIDQLKVGIVPILEKKGYKVKLVEFNDYVQPNLALAQGSLDANFFQHQVYLKKFSADQKLDLAELVQGPIAPLGVYSTKRKTLADVKEGDRVTLPNDPSNLARALVLLEQNKLITIKAGVDPIRASEKDVAENPKKLKFIPLEAAQLPRSLGDTEYAIVNGNFAISSGLKLNEAVVLEKTPDYYLNVVAVKTGDKNSAWAKDIVEAYHSKEFKAVVDTKFQGYAKPSFLQ; encoded by the coding sequence ATGAAAACCGCATTGCTGCGCCGTTCCGTCCTCGCCGTTTCCCTCGTCGCGCTGTCGTTCGGCGGCCTCTCGCTGGCCCAGGCGCAAGACGCCAAGAAGAACCTCGTGATCGGCGGCACCGCCGGCTCGAACATCGACCAACTCAAGGTCGGCATCGTCCCCATCCTCGAGAAGAAGGGCTACAAGGTGAAGCTGGTCGAGTTCAACGACTACGTGCAGCCGAACCTCGCGCTGGCCCAGGGCTCGCTCGACGCCAATTTCTTCCAGCACCAGGTCTACCTGAAGAAGTTCTCGGCCGACCAGAAGCTGGACCTCGCCGAACTGGTGCAGGGCCCGATCGCGCCGCTGGGCGTGTATTCGACCAAGCGCAAGACGCTGGCCGATGTGAAAGAGGGCGACCGTGTGACGCTCCCGAACGACCCGAGCAACCTGGCCCGCGCGCTGGTGCTGCTGGAGCAGAACAAGCTGATCACCATCAAGGCCGGCGTGGACCCGATCCGCGCGTCTGAAAAGGACGTGGCCGAGAACCCGAAGAAGCTCAAGTTCATTCCGCTCGAAGCCGCGCAGCTGCCGCGTTCGCTGGGCGATACCGAGTACGCGATCGTCAACGGCAACTTCGCGATCTCCTCGGGCCTGAAGCTCAACGAGGCGGTGGTGCTGGAGAAGACGCCCGACTACTACCTCAATGTGGTGGCGGTGAAGACCGGCGACAAGAACTCGGCCTGGGCCAAGGACATCGTCGAGGCCTACCACTCGAAGGAATTCAAGGCGGTGGTCGACACCAAGTTCCAGGGCTACGCCAAGCCCAGCTTCCTGCAGTAA
- a CDS encoding methionine ABC transporter permease, with product MFENIAPILPELWTATGQTFMMLAIGLSAAVLIGGPLGILLFLLGPGQSLENKPAFLVLNWIVNTVRSFPFIILLVALVPFTRIIAGTSIGPLAAAVPLSFAAIPYFARLVDQCLREVPRGVIEAAHAMGASELQIVWRVLVVEARSGLVLALTVLAVSFLSYSAIAGVVGGGGIGDLAIRYGYYRFQTDVMVLTVALLVVLVQILQFVGNTTARRLDKR from the coding sequence ATGTTTGAGAACATCGCCCCCATCCTCCCCGAGCTCTGGACCGCCACGGGCCAGACTTTCATGATGCTGGCCATCGGCCTCTCGGCCGCGGTGCTGATCGGCGGGCCGCTGGGCATCCTGCTGTTCCTGCTGGGGCCGGGGCAGTCGCTGGAGAACAAGCCGGCGTTCCTGGTGCTGAACTGGATCGTGAACACGGTCCGCTCCTTCCCTTTCATCATCCTGCTGGTGGCGCTGGTGCCGTTCACGCGAATCATCGCGGGCACCTCCATCGGGCCGCTGGCGGCTGCGGTGCCGCTGTCGTTCGCGGCCATTCCGTATTTCGCGCGGCTGGTCGACCAGTGCTTGCGCGAAGTGCCGCGCGGCGTGATCGAGGCGGCGCATGCCATGGGCGCCTCGGAGCTGCAGATCGTCTGGCGCGTGCTGGTGGTCGAGGCGCGCTCGGGCCTGGTGCTTGCGCTCACGGTGCTGGCGGTGAGCTTTCTCTCGTACTCGGCGATCGCCGGCGTGGTGGGCGGCGGCGGCATCGGCGACCTGGCGATCCGCTACGGCTACTACCGCTTCCAGACCGACGTGATGGTGCTCACCGTGGCGCTGCTCGTGGTGCTGGTACAGATCCTGCAATTCGTGGGGAACACCACGGCGCGCAGGCTGGACAAGCGTTGA
- a CDS encoding ATP-binding cassette domain-containing protein — protein sequence MTNHSPDTARGDAEQPVIRLQSVQKSFALPSGEVFDAVQSLSLDIHQGDVFGLIGKSGAGKSTLLRLINLLERPDAGKVLVGGRDLTTLSRRELRDTRQNIGMIFQQFNLLQNATVFDNVAFPLKIHGRHSKAEIDTRVRECLDLVGLAEKIDTYPAQLSGGQKQRVAIARALAPRPQVLLCDEPTSALDTETTRALLETLRDINQKIGVTIVIVTHELSVVEVLCRNVAILEKGRLVEQFAVDAPSEERKTALGREIDELVRRREREARLPVEPRSASAARNAEEVAYV from the coding sequence ATGACCAACCATTCGCCTGATACGGCCCGCGGCGACGCGGAGCAGCCGGTCATCCGTCTTCAATCGGTGCAGAAGTCCTTTGCCCTGCCCAGCGGCGAGGTGTTCGACGCCGTGCAGTCGCTCTCGCTCGACATCCACCAGGGCGACGTGTTCGGCCTGATCGGCAAGAGCGGCGCCGGCAAGTCGACCTTGCTGCGCCTCATCAACCTGCTGGAGCGGCCCGACGCGGGCAAGGTGCTCGTCGGCGGGCGCGACCTCACCACGCTCTCGCGCCGCGAGCTGCGCGACACGCGCCAGAACATCGGCATGATCTTCCAGCAGTTCAACCTGCTGCAGAACGCGACGGTGTTCGACAACGTGGCCTTCCCGCTGAAGATCCACGGCCGCCATTCCAAGGCCGAGATCGACACGCGGGTGCGCGAATGCCTCGACCTCGTGGGCCTCGCCGAAAAGATCGATACCTATCCGGCCCAGCTCTCCGGCGGCCAGAAGCAGCGCGTGGCCATCGCCCGCGCGCTGGCACCGCGCCCGCAGGTGCTGCTGTGCGACGAGCCCACCTCGGCGCTCGATACCGAAACCACCCGCGCGCTGCTCGAGACGCTGCGCGACATCAACCAGAAGATCGGCGTGACCATCGTGATCGTGACGCACGAGCTGTCGGTGGTCGAGGTGCTGTGCCGCAACGTGGCCATCCTCGAGAAGGGCCGGCTGGTGGAACAGTTCGCCGTCGATGCGCCGAGCGAAGAGCGCAAGACCGCGCTGGGCCGCGAGATCGACGAGCTGGTGCGCCGCCGCGAGCGCGAGGCGCGCCTGCCGGTCGAGCCGCGGTCCGCATCCGCCGCACGCAATGCAGAGGAGGTGGCCTATGTTTGA
- a CDS encoding MetQ/NlpA family ABC transporter substrate-binding protein encodes MHSNFRRRTLALAALATALFAGSTAFAQDNKNTLKVGVSVGNGEQIFEVVKKVAAKDGLNIQVVVFNDYQLPNAALASGDLDANAFQHQPFLDNQNKARGFDIVPVGLTITAPLGFYSRKIKSIDQLPDGASVGIQNDPSNGNRALLLLQQAGLITLKPEAVKNNNATPLDVVTNPKKLKLVALDAAQLPRSLDDLTIASINNDYAEKAGLSLNKDAVIKESPKSPYANLIAVRRADKDKPWAKRLVAAYQSPEVKSFIETQFKGSLVPAF; translated from the coding sequence ATGCACAGCAATTTCCGCCGCCGCACCCTGGCCCTTGCCGCACTGGCCACCGCCCTTTTCGCCGGCAGCACCGCCTTCGCGCAGGACAACAAGAACACGCTCAAGGTCGGCGTCTCCGTCGGCAACGGCGAGCAGATCTTCGAGGTGGTCAAGAAGGTCGCCGCCAAGGACGGCCTGAACATCCAGGTCGTGGTGTTCAACGACTACCAGTTGCCCAACGCGGCACTCGCCTCGGGCGACCTGGACGCCAATGCCTTCCAGCACCAGCCCTTTCTCGACAACCAGAACAAGGCGCGCGGCTTCGACATCGTGCCCGTGGGCCTGACCATCACCGCGCCGCTGGGCTTCTACTCGCGCAAGATCAAGTCGATCGACCAATTGCCGGACGGCGCTTCGGTCGGCATCCAGAACGATCCGTCGAACGGCAACCGCGCGTTGCTGCTGCTGCAACAGGCCGGCCTCATCACGCTGAAGCCCGAGGCGGTGAAGAACAACAACGCCACCCCGCTGGACGTGGTGACCAACCCCAAGAAGCTCAAGCTCGTGGCGCTCGACGCGGCCCAGCTGCCGCGCTCGCTGGACGACCTGACCATCGCTTCCATCAACAACGACTACGCCGAGAAGGCGGGCCTGTCGCTCAACAAGGACGCGGTGATCAAGGAATCGCCAAAGAGCCCGTATGCCAACCTGATCGCAGTGCGCCGTGCCGACAAGGACAAGCCCTGGGCCAAGCGCCTGGTGGCGGCCTACCAGTCGCCGGAGGTGAAGAGCTTCATCGAGACGCAGTTCAAGGGCTCGCTCGTGCCGGCGTTCTGA
- the prfB gene encoding peptide chain release factor 2 (programmed frameshift), giving the protein MDAEQINQIGAMLADLSARTVDLRRYLDYDAKAERLRTVNASLEDPNVWNDPKKAQELGREKKSLDDVVVTLDRLTNGLSDNSELFEMSKEEGDMDGLQSISDDATALEADIKQLEFRRMFNNPADPLNAFVDIQAGAGGTEACDWASMLLRQYLKYAERKGFKTQIEDETPGDTAGIKGATIKVEGDYAFGLLRTETGVHRLVRKSPFDSSGGRHTSFASIFVYPEIDDSIEIDINPSDVRTDTFRASGAGGQHINKTDSAVRLTHIPTGIVVQCQDGRSQHSNRDVAWKRLRSRLYDHEMRKRQEEQQKLEDSKTDVGWGHQIRSYVLDNSRIKDLRTNVEVSATQKVLDGDLDVFIEASLKQGV; this is encoded by the exons ATGGACGCAGAACAGATCAACCAAATCGGCGCAATGCTCGCGGACCTGAGCGCCCGCACGGTCGATTTACGGAGGTATCTT GACTACGATGCCAAAGCTGAACGACTGAGGACAGTCAACGCATCGCTCGAAGACCCGAACGTCTGGAACGACCCCAAGAAGGCCCAGGAACTGGGCCGGGAAAAGAAGTCGCTCGACGACGTGGTCGTCACGCTCGACCGGCTCACCAATGGCCTTTCGGACAACTCCGAGCTCTTCGAGATGTCGAAGGAAGAAGGCGACATGGACGGCTTGCAGTCCATCTCCGATGACGCCACCGCACTCGAAGCCGACATCAAGCAGCTCGAATTCCGCCGGATGTTCAACAACCCGGCCGACCCGCTCAACGCCTTTGTCGACATCCAGGCCGGCGCCGGCGGCACCGAGGCCTGCGACTGGGCCAGCATGCTGCTGCGCCAGTACCTGAAGTACGCCGAGCGCAAGGGCTTCAAGACGCAGATCGAAGACGAAACGCCCGGCGACACTGCCGGCATCAAGGGCGCGACCATCAAGGTCGAGGGCGACTACGCCTTCGGCCTGCTGCGCACCGAGACCGGCGTGCACCGCCTGGTGCGCAAGTCCCCGTTCGACTCTTCGGGCGGCCGCCACACCAGCTTCGCCAGCATCTTCGTGTACCCGGAAATCGACGATTCGATCGAGATCGACATCAACCCTTCCGACGTGCGCACCGACACCTTCCGTGCCAGCGGCGCGGGCGGCCAGCACATCAACAAGACCGACTCGGCCGTGCGCCTGACGCACATTCCGACCGGCATCGTCGTGCAGTGCCAGGACGGCCGCAGCCAGCACAGCAACCGCGACGTGGCGTGGAAGCGCCTGCGCTCGCGCCTGTACGACCACGAGATGCGCAAGCGCCAGGAAGAGCAGCAGAAGCTGGAAGACAGCAAGACCGACGTGGGCTGGGGCCACCAGATCCGCAGCTACGTGCTGGACAACAGCCGCATCAAGGACCTGCGCACCAACGTCGAAGTCTCGGCCACGCAGAAGGTGCTCGATGGCGACCTCGATGTGTTCATCGAAGCCTCACTGAAGCAAGGCGTGTAA
- a CDS encoding HAD-IA family hydrolase, producing MTLTHGKVEAFIFDMDGTMIDSMPWHARSWVEFVARHGLKLDVSDILARTTGRTGVECMRELFDRKLSDDEAQVLVHEKEEIYRAMFSDNFTEVAGFTVFAKAAVARGLKVAVGTAGDKGNIEFAMSRLKMDPLPLAIVGGDEGFSGKPTPAIFLEAARRISVAPERCIVFEDAPFGIEAARRGGMRAVAVCSTHTAAELAGPHVIAAVRDYNELAHSNFLETLDDAA from the coding sequence ATGACGCTGACGCACGGGAAGGTCGAAGCCTTCATCTTCGATATGGACGGCACCATGATCGACTCCATGCCCTGGCATGCGCGCTCGTGGGTGGAGTTCGTGGCGCGCCACGGGCTGAAGCTCGATGTGAGCGACATCCTCGCGCGCACCACGGGCCGCACCGGCGTCGAGTGCATGCGCGAGCTGTTCGATCGCAAGCTCTCGGACGACGAAGCCCAGGTGCTGGTGCACGAGAAGGAAGAGATCTACCGCGCCATGTTCAGCGACAACTTCACCGAAGTCGCGGGCTTCACCGTCTTTGCCAAAGCCGCTGTTGCGCGCGGACTGAAGGTGGCGGTGGGCACAGCGGGCGACAAGGGCAACATCGAGTTCGCCATGTCGCGCCTGAAGATGGACCCGCTGCCGCTGGCGATCGTCGGCGGGGACGAAGGCTTCAGCGGCAAGCCCACGCCTGCGATCTTCCTGGAAGCCGCGCGCCGCATCAGCGTGGCGCCCGAGCGCTGCATCGTTTTTGAAGACGCGCCCTTCGGCATCGAGGCCGCCCGCCGCGGCGGCATGCGTGCCGTGGCCGTGTGCAGCACCCATACCGCCGCCGAGCTTGCCGGCCCCCATGTCATTGCCGCGGTTCGCGACTACAACGAACTCGCCCATTCGAATTTTCTGGAGACCCTCGATGATGCTGCGTGA